Proteins co-encoded in one Salvia splendens isolate huo1 chromosome 4, SspV2, whole genome shotgun sequence genomic window:
- the LOC121800912 gene encoding uncharacterized protein LOC121800912, giving the protein MSLGELRGNEGRIPATVQPPGRENISEVTLRPGKAYQGPTPPTESPASMSGPSHEGEGESSGAEQAKGSEKGKAKVGGESSEESQREETEKVKPYPYRGMVTKKRDATIDVASMFKDVKMKVPLLTALKMPPISKFIKDYLAGKVNEEGRMIADENISVVIQRSDLPLKKTDPGMFTLSISIRDIQVEHAMCDLGASINVLLYTIYEKLGAAKLIDTDIMIQLADKSCIHPEGILEDVIVKVNNFLYPADFFVIKMTEPVARESSGVLLGRPFLSTTSTIIDVRNGMTSLDFNGEQFTFNIDETMRRPTDNENIYSVDVTEPLVQEFLEEEFLKRQFIDSAVERSRRVV; this is encoded by the coding sequence atgtcactgggcgagctaaggggaaatgaaggaaggATTCCAGCCACTGTGCAGCCacctggtcgagaaaacattagCGAAGTAACCCTGAGACCAGGAAAAGCCTACCAGGGCCCTACTCCACCTACGGAATCTCCAGCATCTATGTCTGGGCCGAGCcatgaaggagaaggagaatccaGTGGAGCAGAGCAAGCAAAAGGGAGTGAAAAGGGCAAGGCAAAAGTGGGAGGTGAATCCTCAGAGGAAAGTCAGAGAGAGGAAACTGAGAAAGTTAAGCCATATCCGTACCGTGGAATGGTGACAAAAAAGAGGGATGCCACAATCGATGTGGCAAGTATGTTCAAGGACGTGAAGATGAAGGTGCCACTCTTGACTGCGTTAAAGATGCCCCCGATCAGCAAATTTATTAAAGACTACCTGGCAGGGAAGGTCAATGAGGAAGGTAGAATGATTGCAGATGAGAATATCTCTGTCGTGATCCAACGGAGTGATCTTCCTTTAAAGAAAACCGACCCAGGGATGTTCACTCTCTCGATTTCAATCAGAGATATTCAAGTAGAGCACGCGATGTGCGATCTCGGGGCATCCATCAATGTGCTGCTATATACTATCTATGAGAAGCTGGGAGCAGCCAAGCTCATTGACACTGACATAATGATCCAGTTGGCCGACAAATCGTGTATTCACCCTGAAGGAATTCTGGAGGATGTTATTGTGAAGGTGAATAACTTTCTGTACCCAGCCGATTTTTTCGTAATCAAGATGACGGAGCCAGTAGCAAGGGAGTCGAGTGGAGTCCTACTGGGACGGCCGTTCCTGTCTACGACCAGCACCATTATAGACGTCCGTAATGGGATGACAAGCTTGGACTTCAATGGAGAACAATTCACGTTCAATATAGATGAAACCATGAGGAGGCCAACCGACAACGAGAACATATACTCGGTAGATGTGACGGAACCCTTAGTACAAGAATTTTTGGAGGAAGAATTCCTAAAGAGGCAGTTCATTGACTCCGCTGTAGAAAGAAGTAGAAGAGTGGTATGA
- the LOC121799285 gene encoding probable serine/threonine-protein kinase PBL18: MGCFTVLKSKKKKKKTEQTIYVKRVNPQEHSPTALPEPQCQTRSLQSAPPSFKTRVKPVQSITRVRSSRARALSAPSSLDAAEQDALASTEYEEQDEPRSRFGSMKEYNSPSPQPLPLPSPRGTNSFKATTSFKMMNSSGPLDMSGPLPLPPTSHPTLAVKGTLVNFSYEELASACHNFSPERCMSEGLSSVIYRASFAEDASGSRKLEATVTRLHPCNQGLKEFVNDVNTLASLQHPYLCKLIGFHAREGSDHRMLVYERLFHGSLDRLLYGRSDGPPIDWNSRMKVAFCAAHGLTFLHEEGPFQAMFHEFSTANIQIDKDFSANLSGYGCISHIPEGDISSGSVAVANLSLETLEKGLLTPKSNVWSFGIVLLELLTGRKNLDSRHPKEERNLVKWSRPFLADDCRLSLIMDPQLKGRFPVKAARTVADIAQRCLLVDPSERPTMRIIVEHLKAIQDMKYTSRFPLQEPGSVSQKNMSRSPSLNGIVIPPTRSNCSPTPLTKPSITPQSLHALPLALPPRSSSSSYMLDEFDRQESRRSSSSTVRRSSVEGFC; encoded by the exons ATGGGCTGCTTTACGGTTTTAAAgagtaagaagaagaagaagaaaaccgAGCAGACAATCTATGTTAAACGTGTAAACCCACAGGAGCATTCCCCGACTGCATTGCCTGAACCACAGTGCCAGACTCGTTCTTTACAGTCTGCACCTCCAAGTTTTAAAACCAGAGTGAAGCCTGTTCAGTCTATTACGAGAGTAAGAAGTAGCAGGGCACGAGCATTATCAGCACCATCGAGTCTTGATGCTGCAGAACAAGATGCACTTGCGTCTACAGAATATGAGGAACAGGATGAACCAAGGAGTCGCTTTGGGTCAATGAAAGAATATAATTCACCAAGCCCTCAACCTCTTCCGCTTCCGTCACCCCGTGGCACAAATTCTTTTAAGGCTACAACAAGCTTCAAGATGATGAATTCCAGTGGCCCACTTGATATGTCTGGGCCGCTTCCGCTTCCTCCTACTTCACATCCAACTCTGGCAGTGAAAGGAACACTTGTTAACTTTTCATATGAAGAGCTTGCATCAGCTTGTCATAATTTCTCTCCTGAGAGATGCATGTCCGAAGGTCTATCTTCTGTCATCTACCGGGCTTCTTTTGCAGAGGATGCATCTGGATCAAGAAAACTTGAAGCCACTGTAACCCGTCTTCACCCTTGCAATCAG GGTTTGAAGGAGTTTGTGAATGATGTGAATACCCTTGCTTCTTTACAACATCCATACCTCTGTAAATTGATTGGTTTTCATGCTCGTGAAGGCTCTGACCACAGGATGTTGGTCTATGAGAGGCTATTTCATGGGAGCTTGGATAGGCTTTTATATGGAAGATCAGATGGTCCACCTATTGACTGGAATAGTAGAATGAAAGTTGCTTTCTGTGCTGCGCATGGTCTAACATTTTTACACGAGGAAGGACCCTTTCAG GCGATGTTCCATGAATTTTCAACTGCAAATATACAGATCGACAAGGATTTTAGTGCAAATCTTTCTGGTTATGGTTGCATAAGCCACATCCCAGAGGGGGATATCTCCAGTGGCTCAGTT GCTGTGGCAAATCTTTCACTGGAGACACTGGAGAAGGGTTTGCTCACCCCGAAGAGTAATGTCTGGAGTTTTGGCATTGTGCTTCTTGAATTGCTCACGGGCAGGAAAAATCTTGACAGCCGGCATCCAAAGGAAGAGAGGAATCTAGTGAAATGGAGTCGGCCGTTCCTGGCTGATGACTGTAGGTTGTCCCTAATTATGGATCCTCAGCTAAAGGGCCGTTTCCCTGTAAAAGCAGCTCGGACGGTAGCTGATATTGCTCAAAGATGTCTCCTGGTAGATCCGTCCGAGAGGCCAACCATGAGAATCATAGTGGAGCATCTTAAAGCTATACAAGACATGAAGTACACCTCTCGATTTCCTCTGCAAGAGCCAGGATCAGTTAGTCAGAAGAATATGTCGAGATCACCTAGTTTGAATGGGATTGTCATTCCACCTACTCGATCAAATTGCTCGCCTACACCTCTAACTAAACCATCCATTACCCCTCAAAGTCTGCACGCACTGCCCCTGGCTCTACCCCCTAGATCAAGTTCATCTTCGTATATGTTGGATGAATTTGATCGACAGGAAAGCCGGAGATCGTCATCCTCAACCGTTCGGAGATCTAGTGTGGAAGGATTTTGTTAG
- the LOC121798808 gene encoding elongation factor P, whose amino-acid sequence MAGIAGFNCPCFRPLSSSLSYSSIRFPAPQLRLPRRLSTFPRIYALTSNDIKVGLNIEVDGNPWKVIEFLHVKPGKGAAFVRTTLRNYVTGNQVEKTFRAGSKIEAADISKETKQYTYKDGAQYVFMDLTTYEESRLNAVDVGDKDKWLKEGMDCNLLFWNGKVIDFELPITVKLKVTEVDPGLKGDTAQGGSKPATVETGAVVSVPLFVNAGDTILIDTRTGQYMSRA is encoded by the exons ATGGCGGGAATCGCCGGTTTCAACTGTCCCTGCTTCCGccccctctcttcctctctttcCTACTCTTCCATCCGTTTTCCCGCGCCGCAGCTCAGGCTTCCTCGCCGCCTCTCCACATTCCCCA GGATTTACGCATTGACCAGCAACGATATTAAAGTTGGCCTCAACATTGAAGTGGACGGGAATCCGTGGAAGGTTATTG AGTTCCTTCATGTTAAGCCTGGAAAGGGGGCGGCTTTTGTGAGGACTACATTGCGAAATTATGTGACTGGAAATCAAGTTGAAAAAACTTTCAGAGCTGGAAGTAAG ATAGAAGCAGCTGACATATCGAAAGAAACCAAGCAATATACTTACAAAGATGGTGCCCAGTATGTTTTCATGGATTTG ACTACATATGAGGAATCCCGCCTGAATGCGGTGGATGTTGGAGATAAGGACAAGTGGTTGAAAGAAGGCATGGACTGCAATTTGTTATTCTGGAACGGGAAG GTCATTGATTTTGAACTTCCCATAACTGTGAAGTTGAAGGTGACTGAAGTTGATCCTGGCTTAAAGGGCGACACTGCTCAAG GAGGGTCAAAGCCAGCAACTGTTGAAACTGGTGCTGTGGTATCGGTTCCATTGTTTGTGAACGCTGGTGATACCATTCTGATAGACACCAGAACCGGGCAGTACATGAGCCGCGCATAG